The Accipiter gentilis chromosome 7, bAccGen1.1, whole genome shotgun sequence genome includes a region encoding these proteins:
- the CRKL gene encoding crk-like protein has translation MSSAARFDSSDRSSWYVGPVSRAEAQTRLQGQRHGMFLVRDSSTCPGDYVLSVSENSRVSHYIINSLPNRRFKIGDQEFEHLPALLEFYKIHYLDTTTLIEPAPRYPSPPMGSGSAPALSTAEENVEYVRTLYDFPGNDAEDLPFKKGEILVIVEKPEEQWWSARNKDGRIGMIPVPYVEKLVRSSHGKHGNRNSNSYGIPEPAHAYAQPQTASPLPSVSSTPGAVINPLPSTQNGPVYAKAIQKRVPCAYDKTALALEVGDIVKVTRMNINGQWEGEVNGRKGLFPFTHVKIFDPQNPDENE, from the exons ATGTCCTCCGCCGCTCGTTTCGATTCGTCGGACCGCTCCAGCTGGTACGTGGGCCCGGTGTCTCGGGCGGAGGCGCAGACGCGGTTGCAAGGGCAGCGGCATGGCATGTTCCTGGTGCGAGACTCGTCCACCTGCCCGGGGGACTACGTGCTCTCGGTGTCCGAGAACTCCCGGGTTTCCCACTACATCATTAATTCCTTGCCCAACCGCCGCTTTAAGATCGGCGACCAGGAGTTTGAGCACCTGCCCGCCCTGCTGGAGTTCTACAAGATCCACTACCTGGATACCACCACCCTCATCGAGCCTGCGCCCAG GTATCCAAGTCCACCAATGGGATCTGGATCTGCCCCTGCTCTGtccactgcagaagaaaatgtgGAGTATGTTCGGACTCTCTATGACTTTCCTGGCAATGATGCTGAGGATCTTCCATTTAAAAAGGGCGAGATACTGGTAATAGTAGAGAAGCCAGAAGAACAGTGGTGGAGTGCTAGAAACAAGGATGGTCGGATTGGGATGATTCCTGTTCCTTATGTAGAAAAGTTAGTCAGATCTTCTCATGGGAAGCATGGAAACAGGAATTCCAACAGTTACGGTATTCCAGAACCTGCCCATGCTTATGCTCAGCCTCAAACCGCAAGTCCCCTTCCCTCAGTATCCAGTACACCTGGAGCAGTGATCAATCCTCTGCCATCAACACAGAATGGACCAGTCTATGCCAAAGCTATCCAAAAGAGGGTACCCTGTGCTTATGACAAGACTGCGCTGGCATTAGAG gTTGGAGATATTGTGAAGGTTACAAGGATGAATATAAACGGTCAGTGGGAAGGAGAAGTCAATGGTCGAAAAGGGCTCTTCCCATTCACGCATGTCAAAATATTTGACCCTCAAAACCCAGATGAGAATGAATGA